The Candidatus Aramenus sp. CH1 genome includes a region encoding these proteins:
- the rpl18a gene encoding 50S ribosomal protein L18Ae — MSEVKTYEIRGTAIFNVTNFPTKQKFVKYVRALNEKQAIEKLYSDFGSKNKIKRANIKIEEVKEVNPEHVPDKYIRDISKLNKVIM, encoded by the coding sequence ATGAGTGAAGTGAAAACTTACGAAATAAGGGGAACCGCGATATTTAACGTAACCAATTTCCCGACAAAGCAGAAGTTCGTGAAGTACGTCAGGGCGTTGAACGAGAAGCAGGCTATAGAGAAGCTGTACAGCGACTTTGGAAGTAAGAACAAGATCAAGAGGGCTAACATTAAGATCGAAGAGGTAAAAGAGGTAAACCCGGAACATGTTCCAGATAAATACATAAGAGATATTTCTAAGTTAAACAAAGTTATTATGTGA
- the pfdA gene encoding prefoldin subunit alpha has protein sequence MSDEKGRTVISLEDLLAQADLLKRQIDELQKLQAELLDSLSAIKSAKDALEELKNPQKEMYLSGDKRNFLMLKTSQVSIDKVLVYLGLSYYAEVTPDIAVKILSERENELNTSLQEVNKRLTESANAYAQIAEILKSIQAQQQKGG, from the coding sequence ATGTCAGACGAAAAGGGAAGGACTGTAATATCCTTGGAGGACTTGCTAGCTCAAGCCGACCTCCTGAAGAGGCAGATAGACGAGCTACAGAAGTTACAAGCTGAGCTTTTGGACTCCCTTTCAGCCATCAAGAGCGCAAAGGACGCCCTCGAGGAGCTCAAGAACCCGCAGAAGGAGATGTACTTGTCAGGGGACAAGAGAAACTTCCTAATGCTCAAGACGTCCCAAGTGTCTATAGACAAGGTCTTGGTGTACTTGGGCCTCTCATATTACGCTGAGGTCACGCCTGACATAGCGGTCAAGATCTTATCTGAAAGGGAGAACGAGTTAAATACCTCACTTCAAGAAGTTAACAAGAGGTTAACGGAGAGTGCCAACGCTTACGCCCAGATAGCCGAAATCCTCAAGAGCATACAAGCTCAACAGCAAAAAGGTGGATAA